The following are encoded together in the Pseudodesulfovibrio indicus genome:
- a CDS encoding fumarate reductase → MSISYAPAGKSGKWDGTMDWLQMLSGASLILFMWCHMLLVSSVVISPRLMNGIAEFFEATGMAQVGGPLIFLVFLTHFVLAARKIPFRFEGQKVIWQHARMMHHGDTWLWVIQVVSAMLILVMGSIHMWVVLTDLPITAAKSAARVQTGFWAVFYLFLLPLAELHVGIGFYRIGVKWGFIKDRERGKFKRGENILTLTFICIGLVTLARFLFFSLN, encoded by the coding sequence ATGTCCATCAGTTACGCACCAGCTGGCAAATCCGGCAAGTGGGATGGCACAATGGACTGGCTGCAAATGCTGTCCGGCGCCAGCCTGATTTTGTTCATGTGGTGTCACATGTTACTGGTTTCCAGTGTCGTCATCAGCCCCCGGCTCATGAACGGTATCGCCGAGTTCTTCGAGGCGACCGGCATGGCCCAGGTGGGCGGTCCGCTCATTTTTCTCGTCTTTCTGACGCATTTCGTGCTCGCGGCCCGGAAGATTCCCTTCCGGTTCGAGGGCCAGAAGGTCATCTGGCAGCACGCACGGATGATGCACCACGGCGACACCTGGCTGTGGGTCATCCAGGTGGTCTCCGCCATGCTGATCCTGGTCATGGGGTCCATCCACATGTGGGTGGTCCTGACCGACCTGCCCATCACCGCCGCCAAGTCAGCGGCCCGCGTCCAGACCGGTTTCTGGGCCGTGTTCTACCTCTTCCTGCTGCCGCTGGCCGAGCTCCACGTGGGCATCGGCTTCTACCGCATCGGCGTGAAGTGGGGGTTCATCAAGGATCGTGAGCGGGGCAAGTTCAAGCGCGGGGAGAACATCCTCACGCTGACCTTCATCTGTATCGGGCTGGTCACTCTGGCCCGGTTCCTGTTCTTCAGCCTCAACTAA
- a CDS encoding fumarate reductase flavoprotein subunit: protein MQTIYTDFLVVGAGLAGERAAVEAAEAGFSAICLSLVPARRSHSSAAQGGMQASLGNSVMGEGDGPDVHFADTVKGSDWGCDQEVARLFADTAPIEMRRLAHWGVPWNRVVPGKSIYYKGGKQFEKVEAQEKEGLIMARSFGGTAKWRTCYTSDGTGHAVMCTMDNRCAEKGVEVHDKTEAIGLIQDGETCYGVVARCLRTGELRVYLSKATMIASGGFGRIYPNTTNAVICDGGAHTLCIGTGVVPMGNMEAVQFHPTGIVPTDILVTEGCRGDGGTLLDVDEKRFMDIYEPEKAELASRDVVSRWMTHHMREGHGVKSPYGEHLWLDIRHLGEEHITGKLREVYEICTSFLGVDPIHQLIPVRPTQHYSMGGVRTNKDGAAYGLKGLFAAGEAACWDMHGFNRLGGNSLAETVVAGGIIGRKVAEYLAGCETEFKTALINDEVRKQQTRIDDLISGANGSENVYKVRAAMQDALHKGANIFRTQDGLEKCVASLQETLIRAKKVGLRSNGKGVNPELAAALKLEGQVRMALMVAYGALMRTESRGSHNREDFPARNDRDWLTRTLAYWKKPDDTLPTLEYEPATSVVEIPPGDRGYGKSEIISADDKKE, encoded by the coding sequence ATGCAGACTATCTACACCGATTTTCTCGTTGTCGGCGCAGGTCTGGCGGGCGAACGGGCGGCCGTGGAAGCGGCCGAAGCCGGATTCTCCGCCATCTGTTTGAGCCTGGTCCCGGCCCGGCGGTCCCATTCCTCCGCCGCCCAGGGCGGCATGCAGGCCTCGCTGGGCAACTCGGTCATGGGCGAGGGCGACGGTCCCGACGTCCATTTCGCCGACACCGTCAAGGGGTCCGACTGGGGCTGCGACCAGGAGGTCGCCCGCCTGTTCGCGGACACCGCCCCCATCGAGATGCGCCGCCTGGCCCATTGGGGCGTGCCCTGGAACCGCGTGGTGCCCGGCAAGTCCATCTACTACAAGGGCGGCAAGCAGTTCGAGAAGGTCGAGGCCCAGGAAAAGGAAGGGCTGATCATGGCCCGCTCCTTCGGCGGCACGGCCAAGTGGCGCACCTGCTACACCTCGGACGGCACCGGCCACGCGGTCATGTGCACCATGGACAACCGCTGCGCCGAGAAGGGCGTGGAGGTTCACGACAAAACCGAGGCCATCGGCCTGATCCAGGACGGCGAGACCTGCTACGGCGTGGTCGCCCGCTGCCTGCGCACCGGCGAGCTGCGCGTCTACCTGTCCAAGGCGACCATGATCGCCTCGGGCGGCTTCGGGCGCATCTATCCGAACACCACCAACGCGGTCATCTGCGACGGCGGGGCGCATACCCTGTGCATCGGGACCGGCGTGGTTCCCATGGGCAACATGGAGGCGGTCCAGTTCCATCCCACCGGCATCGTGCCCACCGACATCCTGGTCACCGAGGGTTGCCGGGGCGACGGCGGCACCCTGCTCGACGTGGACGAAAAGCGGTTCATGGACATCTACGAGCCGGAAAAGGCCGAGCTGGCCTCCCGCGACGTGGTCTCCCGCTGGATGACCCACCACATGCGCGAAGGCCATGGCGTGAAATCGCCCTACGGCGAGCACCTGTGGCTCGACATCCGCCACCTGGGAGAGGAGCACATCACCGGCAAGCTCCGCGAGGTCTACGAGATCTGTACCTCCTTCCTGGGCGTGGACCCCATCCATCAACTCATCCCCGTGCGCCCCACCCAGCACTATTCCATGGGCGGCGTGCGCACCAACAAGGACGGCGCGGCCTACGGCCTCAAGGGGCTGTTCGCGGCGGGCGAGGCGGCCTGCTGGGACATGCACGGCTTCAACCGGCTGGGCGGCAACTCCCTGGCCGAGACCGTGGTCGCGGGCGGCATCATCGGCCGCAAGGTCGCCGAATACCTGGCCGGGTGCGAGACCGAGTTCAAGACCGCGCTCATCAATGACGAGGTCAGGAAGCAGCAGACGCGCATCGACGACCTGATCAGCGGCGCCAACGGCTCCGAGAACGTCTACAAGGTCCGGGCCGCCATGCAGGACGCCCTGCACAAGGGCGCGAACATCTTCCGCACCCAGGACGGCCTCGAAAAATGCGTGGCCTCCCTGCAGGAGACCCTGATCCGCGCCAAGAAGGTCGGGCTGCGTTCCAACGGCAAGGGCGTGAACCCCGAGCTGGCCGCCGCCCTCAAGCTGGAAGGCCAGGTCAGGATGGCTCTGATGGTCGCCTACGGCGCGCTCATGCGCACCGAGTCGCGCGGGTCGCACAACCGCGAGGATTTCCCCGCGCGCAACGACCGCGACTGGCTGACCCGCACCCTGGCCTACTGGAAGAAGCCGGACGACACCCTGCCGACGCTGGAATACGAACCGGCCACCTCCGTTGTCGAGATTCCTCCGGGAGACCGTGGCTACGGCAAGTCCGAAATCATCAGCGCCGACGACAAGAAGGAATAG